In a single window of the Acetonema longum DSM 6540 genome:
- a CDS encoding YbfB/YjiJ family MFS transporter, protein MKNSYNISIVIGGICVLSLAMGISRFGFTPIIPLMQRDIGVSEWNIAVMAATNYLGYLLGAYISRKQWVRSHLRVCLGGGIVASVILLVAMPLTLNNLLWALLRLFSGFFSAILFVVASSIALGQGRSDQAGYLYSGVGIGIAFTGIFVPLFDCLGGWTFSWQGLALGASLFGIAAWYTLSKVTYSEARGTGQSQSRNCFTRDYQWYALLLSYGLEGIGYIITATFIVQMIKSMPELSHIANQSWVLIGLAAAPSTYLWAQIAKKTNIKVSLMLAFGIQAIGILLPVILHNQLSALAGGALFGGTFMGITSLAITLAHELQPNAQMQALGELTTIYALGQIIGPIVAAYLQSHFNILAPSIFAVVVLMLALLVLMTLRIKKK, encoded by the coding sequence TTGAAAAATAGTTATAATATTTCCATTGTTATCGGTGGAATTTGTGTATTAAGCTTAGCCATGGGGATTTCAAGATTTGGATTTACACCCATTATTCCGTTAATGCAAAGAGATATTGGAGTATCAGAATGGAATATTGCAGTTATGGCTGCGACAAATTATCTGGGTTATTTGCTCGGAGCTTATATTTCGCGAAAACAATGGGTAAGAAGTCATTTAAGAGTTTGTTTAGGTGGCGGAATTGTTGCTAGTGTAATTTTGCTGGTCGCTATGCCACTGACATTAAACAATCTTCTTTGGGCTTTGTTAAGACTGTTCTCCGGATTTTTTAGCGCCATTTTATTTGTTGTTGCCTCGAGTATTGCTTTAGGCCAAGGGCGAAGTGATCAGGCGGGATATCTTTACAGTGGAGTCGGCATTGGCATTGCATTTACCGGTATATTTGTCCCGCTGTTTGATTGCTTAGGCGGCTGGACATTTTCTTGGCAGGGATTGGCATTGGGCGCAAGCTTATTTGGAATTGCAGCATGGTATACTTTATCGAAAGTGACGTACTCTGAAGCTCGAGGGACAGGACAATCACAATCCCGCAATTGCTTTACAAGAGATTATCAGTGGTATGCTCTTCTGCTCAGTTACGGACTAGAAGGTATAGGTTATATTATAACAGCTACATTTATTGTGCAAATGATAAAATCAATGCCGGAACTCAGTCATATTGCCAATCAGAGTTGGGTGCTGATTGGCCTGGCGGCAGCCCCGTCGACATATCTTTGGGCACAGATTGCCAAAAAAACAAATATAAAAGTAAGTCTTATGCTGGCTTTCGGCATACAAGCGATAGGAATTCTTCTGCCGGTTATACTTCACAATCAATTAAGTGCATTAGCTGGAGGGGCGCTGTTTGGCGGGACTTTTATGGGCATAACCAGTCTTGCTATAACTTTGGCGCACGAGTTGCAGCCCAATGCCCAAATGCAAGCTCTTGGAGAATTGACGACCATATATGCCTTGGGCCAAATCATAGGGCCTATTGTCGCGGCATATCTTCAAAGCCATTTTAATATTTTAGCGCCTAGCATTTTTGCTGTTGTGGTTTTAATGCTTGCATTATTAGTCCTGATGACACTAAGAATAAAGAAGAAGTAG
- a CDS encoding zinc-ribbon domain containing protein, whose product MAQDKTLTCRDCGTDFVFTASEQDFFAEKGFTNEPGRCPECRAARKQQNSGGRSGGYQQREMHDATCAACGVQTQVPFRPSNDRPVYCRDCFSQNNRRY is encoded by the coding sequence ATGGCACAAGACAAAACCCTTACCTGCCGCGACTGCGGTACCGACTTCGTTTTCACCGCTTCCGAGCAAGATTTCTTCGCCGAAAAAGGATTCACCAACGAACCGGGACGCTGCCCCGAATGCCGGGCTGCGCGTAAACAGCAAAACAGCGGCGGCCGCAGCGGTGGTTATCAACAACGAGAAATGCATGACGCTACCTGCGCCGCATGCGGCGTCCAGACCCAAGTCCCTTTCCGTCCGAGCAACGACCGCCCCGTTTACTGCCGAGACTGTTTCAGTCAAAACAATAGACGATACTAG
- a CDS encoding DEAD/DEAH box helicase: protein MDKFISLGISDRIIRALHEMGFEEPTPIQEQCIPVLAAGRDLIGQAQTGTGKTAAFGIPLIERTTRNAQTVQAIILTPTRELAIQVAEELNRIGQFTDAQALPIYGGQDIQRQIKSLKRHPQIVVATPGRLMDHMERRTIRLEEVRAVVLDEADEMLNMGFIEDIENILAATPAGRQTILFSATMPKQIQNLARKFQNDPALIQVKAREMTVPLIEQQYIELQDNQKFDVLCRLLDMQDPELAIVFGRTKRRVDELTEALKKRGYLVDGIHGDLTQGKREIVLRQFREGTIDVLIATDVAARGLDVSGVTHIYNFDIPQDPDSYVHRIGRTGRAGHAGLALTFVSPRELGHLRYIEQTTKRKISRMPIPSMAEAVEGQQRLAVEKLLRQVQEGNLDQYRGRAEELLTDFDSVSLLSAALKLMTKEPDTTPVKLSGETPLKVRSAGRRERPAESGHFALKTKPRSKSRKY from the coding sequence TTGGATAAATTTATATCATTAGGAATAAGCGATAGAATAATCAGGGCATTGCATGAGATGGGGTTTGAGGAGCCCACTCCCATACAGGAGCAATGTATTCCTGTTCTAGCCGCAGGCCGCGACTTAATCGGGCAGGCCCAAACCGGCACCGGTAAAACCGCCGCCTTCGGAATTCCGCTAATCGAAAGAACAACTCGAAACGCGCAAACCGTGCAAGCAATCATTTTAACCCCCACCCGCGAACTGGCCATACAGGTTGCAGAGGAGCTTAACCGAATCGGCCAGTTCACCGATGCCCAGGCTTTGCCGATCTATGGCGGCCAGGACATCCAACGCCAGATCAAGTCCTTAAAAAGGCATCCGCAAATTGTTGTGGCTACTCCCGGACGGCTGATGGATCATATGGAACGCCGGACAATCCGGCTTGAAGAAGTCAGAGCCGTCGTCCTTGATGAAGCTGACGAAATGCTTAATATGGGCTTTATTGAGGACATCGAAAATATACTTGCGGCAACTCCGGCAGGGCGGCAGACAATCCTCTTCTCAGCCACCATGCCAAAACAGATTCAGAATCTGGCCCGGAAATTTCAAAACGATCCTGCTTTGATCCAGGTCAAAGCCCGGGAAATGACCGTCCCACTGATTGAGCAACAATACATCGAACTTCAGGACAATCAGAAGTTTGACGTTCTCTGCCGCCTGCTCGATATGCAGGACCCAGAGCTTGCCATTGTGTTCGGGCGCACCAAGCGCCGCGTCGACGAACTGACAGAAGCGCTGAAAAAACGGGGTTATCTGGTAGACGGCATCCATGGCGATCTTACCCAGGGGAAACGTGAGATAGTGCTCCGCCAGTTTAGGGAGGGAACGATCGATGTGTTGATCGCTACGGATGTTGCCGCCCGAGGGCTTGATGTCAGCGGCGTAACCCATATCTATAACTTCGATATCCCGCAAGATCCCGACAGCTATGTTCACCGCATCGGCCGCACCGGTCGCGCCGGTCACGCCGGGCTGGCCCTCACCTTCGTTTCACCACGGGAATTAGGTCATCTAAGGTATATCGAACAAACCACTAAACGCAAAATTAGCCGAATGCCTATTCCCAGCATGGCAGAAGCGGTCGAAGGTCAGCAACGCCTGGCCGTCGAAAAACTGCTACGTCAGGTTCAGGAAGGAAACCTTGATCAATATCGGGGCCGTGCCGAAGAACTCTTGACAGACTTCGACTCAGTTTCGTTACTGTCAGCAGCGTTAAAACTGATGACGAAAGAACCAGACACAACCCCTGTTAAGCTTTCGGGAGAGACGCCATTGAAAGTACGTTCCGCCGGCCGCCGAGAAAGACCAGCCGAGTCAGGACACTTCGCCTTAAAAACGAAACCGCGTAGTAAATCACGGAAGTATTAG